Proteins co-encoded in one Dasypus novemcinctus isolate mDasNov1 chromosome 18, mDasNov1.1.hap2, whole genome shotgun sequence genomic window:
- the MMP15 gene encoding matrix metalloproteinase-15 isoform X1 — protein MGSDRSAPGRPVCTGSLLGGREAAARLRLLPLLLVLLSCLGRDAAAEDSEVNAENWLRLYGYLPQPSRHMSTMRSAQILASALAEMQRFYGIPVTGVLDEETKAWMKRPRCGVPDQFGVRVKANLRRRRKRYALTGRKWNSHHLTFSIQNYTEKLGWYHSLEAVRRAFRVWEQATPLVFQEVPYEDIRLRRQKEADVMVLFASGFHGDSSPFDGTGGFLAHAYFPGPGLGGDTHFDADEPWTFSSTDLHGNSLFLVAVHELGHALGLEHSSNPSAIMAPFYQWMDTDNFQLPEDDLRGIQQLYGTPDGQPQPTRPLPTVTPRWPGQPEHRPPRPPPPPGGKPERPPKPAPPAQPRATERPDQHGPNICDGDFDTVAVLRGEMFVFKGRWFWRVRHNRVLDNYPMPIGHFWRGLPGDISAAYERQDGRFVFFKGNRYWLFREANLEPGYPQPLTSYGLDIPYDHIDTAIWWEPTGHTFFFQEDRYWRFNEETQRGDPGYPKPISIWQGIPTSPKGAFLSNDAAYTYFYKGSKYWKFDNERLRMEPGYPKSILRDFMGCQEHVEPGARWPDVARPPFNPEAGAEPGAGADSGEGAEARPGPGGGEGDFGAGADEDEDGGSRVVVQMDEVARTVNVVMVLVLVPLLLCILGLTYALVQVQRKGAPRMLLYCKRSLQEWV, from the exons ATGGGCAGCGACCGGAGCGCGCCCGGGCGGCCTGTCTGCACGGGCAGCCTCCTCGGAGGCCGGGAGGCGGCGGCACGCCTGCGactgctgccgctgctgctggTGCTTCTGAGCTGCCTGGGCCGCGACGCAGCCGCGGAGGACTCAGAAGTCAACGCCGAG AACTGGCTGCGGCTCTATGGCTACCTGCCCCAGCCCAGCCGCCACATGTCCACCATGCGCTCCGCCCAGATCCTGGCCTCGGCCCTCGCCGAGATGCAGCGCTTCTACGGGATCCCCGTCACAGGCGTGCTCGACGAAGAGACCAAGGC GTGGATGAAGCGGCCCCGCTGTGGGGTGCCAGACCAGTTTGGGGTGCGCGTGAAAGCCAATCTGCGGCGGCGAAGGAAGCGCTACGCCCTCACAGGGAGGAAGTGGAACAGCCACCACCTGACCTTCAG CATCCAGAACTACACAGAGAAGCTGGGCTGGTACCACTCGCTGGAGGCGGTGCGCAGAGCCTTCCGCGTGTGGGAGCAGGCCACGCCGCTGGTCTTCCAGGAGGTGCCCTACGAGGACATCCGGCTGCGGCGGCAGAAGGAGGCCGACGTCATGGTCCTCTTCGCCTCTGGCTTCCACGGCGACAGCTCCCCGTTTGACGGCACCGGAGGCTTCCTGGCCCACGCCTATTTCCCGGGCCCTGGCCTGGGCGGGGACACCCATTTCGATGCAGATGAGCCCTGGACCTTCTCCAGCACTGACCTGCATG GGAATAGCCTCTTCCTGGTGGCGGTGCATGAGCTGGGTCACGCACTGGGGCTGGAGCACTCGAGCAATCCCAGTGCCATCATGGCGCCTTTCTACCAGTGGATGGACACCGACAACTTCCAGCTGCCCGAGGACGACCTCCGGGGCATCCAGCAGCTCTACG GCACCCCAGACGGTCAGCCACAGCCCACCCGGCCCCTCCCCACCGTGACGCCCCGGTGGCCAGGCCAGCCAGAACACCGGCCCCCACGGCCCCCGCCACCCCCAGGCGGGAAGCCGGAGAGGCCTCCAAAGCCggcgcccccagcccagccccgagCCACGGAGCGGCCCGACCAGCACGGCCCCAACATCTGCGACGGCGACTTTGACACGGTGGCTGTGCTGCGGGGAGAGATGTTCGTGTTCAAg GGCCGCTGGTTCTGGCGGGTGCGGCACAACCGTGTCCTGGACAACTATCCCATGCCCATCGGGCACTTCTGGCGTGGCCTGCCCGGTGACATCAGTGCCGCCTACGAGCGCCAGGACGGCCGTTTTGTCTTCTTCAAGG GTAACCGCTACTGGCTCTTCCGAGAAGCAAACCTGGAGCCCGGCTACCCACAGCCACTGACCAGCTACGGCCTGGACATCCCCTATGACCACATTGACACGGCCATCTGGTGGGAGCCCACGGGTCACACCTTCTTCTTCCAGGAGGACAG GTACTGGCGCTTCAACGAAGAGACGCAGCGAGGAGACCCCGGGTACCCCAAGCCCATCAGCATCTGGCAAGGGATCCCCACCTCCCCGAAAGGGGCCTTCCTGAGCAACGATGCAG CCTACACCTACTTCTACAAGGGCTCCAAATACTGGAAGTTCGACAACGAGCGCCTGCGAATGGAGCCCGGCTACCCCAAGTCCATCCTGCGGGACTTCATGGGCTGCCAAGAACATGTGGAGCCCGGGGCCCGGTGGCCCGACGTGGCCCGCCCGCCCTTCAACCCCGAAGCGGGAGCCGAGCCTGGGGCGGGCGCCGACAGCGGGGAGGGCGCTGAGGCGCGGCCTGGCCCCGGCGGCGGGGAGGGGGACTTCGGGGCCGGGgccgacgaggacgaggacgggGGCAGCCGCGTGGTGGTGCAGATGGACGAGGTGGCGCGGACCGTGAACGTGGTGATGGTGCTGGTGCTGGTGCCGCTGCTGCTCTGCATCCTGGGCCTCACCTACGCGCTGGTGCAGGTGCAGCGCAAGGGCGCGCCGCGCATGCTCCTCTACTGCAAGCGCTCCCTGCAGGAGTGGGTCTGA
- the MMP15 gene encoding matrix metalloproteinase-15 isoform X2 translates to MSTMRSAQILASALAEMQRFYGIPVTGVLDEETKAWMKRPRCGVPDQFGVRVKANLRRRRKRYALTGRKWNSHHLTFSIQNYTEKLGWYHSLEAVRRAFRVWEQATPLVFQEVPYEDIRLRRQKEADVMVLFASGFHGDSSPFDGTGGFLAHAYFPGPGLGGDTHFDADEPWTFSSTDLHGNSLFLVAVHELGHALGLEHSSNPSAIMAPFYQWMDTDNFQLPEDDLRGIQQLYGTPDGQPQPTRPLPTVTPRWPGQPEHRPPRPPPPPGGKPERPPKPAPPAQPRATERPDQHGPNICDGDFDTVAVLRGEMFVFKGRWFWRVRHNRVLDNYPMPIGHFWRGLPGDISAAYERQDGRFVFFKGNRYWLFREANLEPGYPQPLTSYGLDIPYDHIDTAIWWEPTGHTFFFQEDRYWRFNEETQRGDPGYPKPISIWQGIPTSPKGAFLSNDAAYTYFYKGSKYWKFDNERLRMEPGYPKSILRDFMGCQEHVEPGARWPDVARPPFNPEAGAEPGAGADSGEGAEARPGPGGGEGDFGAGADEDEDGGSRVVVQMDEVARTVNVVMVLVLVPLLLCILGLTYALVQVQRKGAPRMLLYCKRSLQEWV, encoded by the exons ATGTCCACCATGCGCTCCGCCCAGATCCTGGCCTCGGCCCTCGCCGAGATGCAGCGCTTCTACGGGATCCCCGTCACAGGCGTGCTCGACGAAGAGACCAAGGC GTGGATGAAGCGGCCCCGCTGTGGGGTGCCAGACCAGTTTGGGGTGCGCGTGAAAGCCAATCTGCGGCGGCGAAGGAAGCGCTACGCCCTCACAGGGAGGAAGTGGAACAGCCACCACCTGACCTTCAG CATCCAGAACTACACAGAGAAGCTGGGCTGGTACCACTCGCTGGAGGCGGTGCGCAGAGCCTTCCGCGTGTGGGAGCAGGCCACGCCGCTGGTCTTCCAGGAGGTGCCCTACGAGGACATCCGGCTGCGGCGGCAGAAGGAGGCCGACGTCATGGTCCTCTTCGCCTCTGGCTTCCACGGCGACAGCTCCCCGTTTGACGGCACCGGAGGCTTCCTGGCCCACGCCTATTTCCCGGGCCCTGGCCTGGGCGGGGACACCCATTTCGATGCAGATGAGCCCTGGACCTTCTCCAGCACTGACCTGCATG GGAATAGCCTCTTCCTGGTGGCGGTGCATGAGCTGGGTCACGCACTGGGGCTGGAGCACTCGAGCAATCCCAGTGCCATCATGGCGCCTTTCTACCAGTGGATGGACACCGACAACTTCCAGCTGCCCGAGGACGACCTCCGGGGCATCCAGCAGCTCTACG GCACCCCAGACGGTCAGCCACAGCCCACCCGGCCCCTCCCCACCGTGACGCCCCGGTGGCCAGGCCAGCCAGAACACCGGCCCCCACGGCCCCCGCCACCCCCAGGCGGGAAGCCGGAGAGGCCTCCAAAGCCggcgcccccagcccagccccgagCCACGGAGCGGCCCGACCAGCACGGCCCCAACATCTGCGACGGCGACTTTGACACGGTGGCTGTGCTGCGGGGAGAGATGTTCGTGTTCAAg GGCCGCTGGTTCTGGCGGGTGCGGCACAACCGTGTCCTGGACAACTATCCCATGCCCATCGGGCACTTCTGGCGTGGCCTGCCCGGTGACATCAGTGCCGCCTACGAGCGCCAGGACGGCCGTTTTGTCTTCTTCAAGG GTAACCGCTACTGGCTCTTCCGAGAAGCAAACCTGGAGCCCGGCTACCCACAGCCACTGACCAGCTACGGCCTGGACATCCCCTATGACCACATTGACACGGCCATCTGGTGGGAGCCCACGGGTCACACCTTCTTCTTCCAGGAGGACAG GTACTGGCGCTTCAACGAAGAGACGCAGCGAGGAGACCCCGGGTACCCCAAGCCCATCAGCATCTGGCAAGGGATCCCCACCTCCCCGAAAGGGGCCTTCCTGAGCAACGATGCAG CCTACACCTACTTCTACAAGGGCTCCAAATACTGGAAGTTCGACAACGAGCGCCTGCGAATGGAGCCCGGCTACCCCAAGTCCATCCTGCGGGACTTCATGGGCTGCCAAGAACATGTGGAGCCCGGGGCCCGGTGGCCCGACGTGGCCCGCCCGCCCTTCAACCCCGAAGCGGGAGCCGAGCCTGGGGCGGGCGCCGACAGCGGGGAGGGCGCTGAGGCGCGGCCTGGCCCCGGCGGCGGGGAGGGGGACTTCGGGGCCGGGgccgacgaggacgaggacgggGGCAGCCGCGTGGTGGTGCAGATGGACGAGGTGGCGCGGACCGTGAACGTGGTGATGGTGCTGGTGCTGGTGCCGCTGCTGCTCTGCATCCTGGGCCTCACCTACGCGCTGGTGCAGGTGCAGCGCAAGGGCGCGCCGCGCATGCTCCTCTACTGCAAGCGCTCCCTGCAGGAGTGGGTCTGA
- the USB1 gene encoding U6 snRNA phosphodiesterase 1 isoform X3, which produces MSAAPLVGYSSSGSEDETETGAPTRPGAGGRRRGQTSLPGQRLPVPDSVLSMFPGPEEGPADDSAKHGGRVRTFPHERGNWATHVYVPYEAREEFLDLLDALLPQAQTYVPRLVRMEAFHLSLSQSVVLRHHWILPFVQALKDRVASCQKFFFTANRVKIYTNQEKTRTFVGLEITSGHTQCLDLVSEVDRVMEEFNLTTFYQEIVDEFEDSEMLLRVHAEQIRCKSGNKFFSLPLNQVPGKT; this is translated from the exons ATGAGCGCGGCGCCCCTGGTGGGCTACAGCAGCAGCGGCTCCGAGGATGAGACCGAGACTGGGGCCCCGACCAGGCCCGGGGCTGGAGGCCGCCGTCG CGGCCAGACCTCCCTTCCTGGCCAGAGGTTGCCAGTGCCGGACAGTGTGCTGAGCATGTTCCCAGGCCCTGAGGAGGGGCCCGCAGATGACAGCGCAAAACACGGGGGGCGAGTGCGCACCTTCCCCCATGAGCGGGGCAACTGGGCCACCCACGTCTACGTTCCCT ATGAAGCCAGGGAAGAGTTCCTGGACCTGCTCGATGCGTTGCTGCCCCAAGCCCAGACCTATGTCCCCCGGCTGGTAAGGATGGAGGCGTTCCACCTCAGCCTGTCCCAGAGCGTGGTTCTGCGCCACCACTGGATCCTCCCCTTTGTGCAGGCCCTGAAAGACCGCGTGGCCTCCTGCCAGAA attcttctttacTGCCAACCGGGTAAAAATTTATACCAATCAAGAGAAAACCAG GACCTTTGTTGGGCTTGAGATCACCTCAGGGCACACGCAATGCCTGGACCTGGTTTCAGAGGTTGACAGAGTCATGGAAGAATTCAACCTCACCACTTTCTATCAG GAAATCGTGGATGAGTTTGAAGACTCTGAGATGCTGCTACGTGTGCATGCTGAGCAGATCCGCTGCAAGTCTGGGAACAAGTTCTTTTCATTGCCTTTGAA ccaggTGCCTGGGAAGACTTGA
- the USB1 gene encoding U6 snRNA phosphodiesterase 1 isoform X1, with translation MSAAPLVGYSSSGSEDETETGAPTRPGAGGRRRGQTSLPGQRLPVPDSVLSMFPGPEEGPADDSAKHGGRVRTFPHERGNWATHVYVPYEAREEFLDLLDALLPQAQTYVPRLVRMEAFHLSLSQSVVLRHHWILPFVQALKDRVASCQKFFFTANRVKIYTNQEKTRTFVGLEITSGHTQCLDLVSEVDRVMEEFNLTTFYQDPSFHISLAWCVGDACLQLEGQCLQELQEIVDEFEDSEMLLRVHAEQIRCKSGNKFFSLPLNQVPGKT, from the exons ATGAGCGCGGCGCCCCTGGTGGGCTACAGCAGCAGCGGCTCCGAGGATGAGACCGAGACTGGGGCCCCGACCAGGCCCGGGGCTGGAGGCCGCCGTCG CGGCCAGACCTCCCTTCCTGGCCAGAGGTTGCCAGTGCCGGACAGTGTGCTGAGCATGTTCCCAGGCCCTGAGGAGGGGCCCGCAGATGACAGCGCAAAACACGGGGGGCGAGTGCGCACCTTCCCCCATGAGCGGGGCAACTGGGCCACCCACGTCTACGTTCCCT ATGAAGCCAGGGAAGAGTTCCTGGACCTGCTCGATGCGTTGCTGCCCCAAGCCCAGACCTATGTCCCCCGGCTGGTAAGGATGGAGGCGTTCCACCTCAGCCTGTCCCAGAGCGTGGTTCTGCGCCACCACTGGATCCTCCCCTTTGTGCAGGCCCTGAAAGACCGCGTGGCCTCCTGCCAGAA attcttctttacTGCCAACCGGGTAAAAATTTATACCAATCAAGAGAAAACCAG GACCTTTGTTGGGCTTGAGATCACCTCAGGGCACACGCAATGCCTGGACCTGGTTTCAGAGGTTGACAGAGTCATGGAAGAATTCAACCTCACCACTTTCTATCAG GACCCTTCATTCCACATCAGTCTAGCATGGTGTGTGGGTGATGCATGTCTCCAACTGGAAGGGCAGTGCCTGCAGGAACTACAG GAAATCGTGGATGAGTTTGAAGACTCTGAGATGCTGCTACGTGTGCATGCTGAGCAGATCCGCTGCAAGTCTGGGAACAAGTTCTTTTCATTGCCTTTGAA ccaggTGCCTGGGAAGACTTGA
- the USB1 gene encoding U6 snRNA phosphodiesterase 1 isoform X2 — translation MSAAPLVGYSSSGSEDETETGAPTRPGAGGRRRGQTSLPGQRLPVPDSVLSMFPGPEEGPADDSAKHGGRVRTFPHERGNWATHVYVPYEAREEFLDLLDALLPQAQTYVPRLVRMEAFHLSLSQSVVLRHHWILPFVQALKDRVASCQKFFFTANRVKIYTNQEKTRTFVGLEITSGHTQCLDLVSEVDRVMEEFNLTTFYQDPSFHISLAWCVGDACLQLEGQCLQELQEIVDEFEDSEMLLRVHAEQIRCKSGNKFFSLPLK, via the exons ATGAGCGCGGCGCCCCTGGTGGGCTACAGCAGCAGCGGCTCCGAGGATGAGACCGAGACTGGGGCCCCGACCAGGCCCGGGGCTGGAGGCCGCCGTCG CGGCCAGACCTCCCTTCCTGGCCAGAGGTTGCCAGTGCCGGACAGTGTGCTGAGCATGTTCCCAGGCCCTGAGGAGGGGCCCGCAGATGACAGCGCAAAACACGGGGGGCGAGTGCGCACCTTCCCCCATGAGCGGGGCAACTGGGCCACCCACGTCTACGTTCCCT ATGAAGCCAGGGAAGAGTTCCTGGACCTGCTCGATGCGTTGCTGCCCCAAGCCCAGACCTATGTCCCCCGGCTGGTAAGGATGGAGGCGTTCCACCTCAGCCTGTCCCAGAGCGTGGTTCTGCGCCACCACTGGATCCTCCCCTTTGTGCAGGCCCTGAAAGACCGCGTGGCCTCCTGCCAGAA attcttctttacTGCCAACCGGGTAAAAATTTATACCAATCAAGAGAAAACCAG GACCTTTGTTGGGCTTGAGATCACCTCAGGGCACACGCAATGCCTGGACCTGGTTTCAGAGGTTGACAGAGTCATGGAAGAATTCAACCTCACCACTTTCTATCAG GACCCTTCATTCCACATCAGTCTAGCATGGTGTGTGGGTGATGCATGTCTCCAACTGGAAGGGCAGTGCCTGCAGGAACTACAG GAAATCGTGGATGAGTTTGAAGACTCTGAGATGCTGCTACGTGTGCATGCTGAGCAGATCCGCTGCAAGTCTGGGAACAAGTTCTTTTCATTGCCTTTGAAGTGA
- the ZNF319 gene encoding zinc finger protein 319, which produces MSESWQQPPQTQPQPPQPQHHTEPPPALAEHTLPPGSAENPLGCAVYGILLQPDPGLQPPQHAPLQAAGEPGPKCGVCGHDLAHLASPHEHQCLAGHDRSFQCTQCLKIFHQATDLLEHQCVQAEQKPFVCGVCKMGFSLLTSLAQHHSAHNGAGGLVKCSICEKTYKPTEAAEPAAAATPSLPPPPPPPSVAPAEQADKPYSCPICQKPFKHLSELSRHERIHTGEKPYKCTLCDKSFSQSSHLVHHKRTHSAERPYKCAVCEKTFKHRSHLVRHMYAHSGEHHLFRCNVCELHFKESSELLQHPCTPSGERPFHCGECQKAFKRPSDLRQHERTHSAERPFKCDLCPMGFKQQYALMRHRRTHKTEEPFKCGLCEKGFGQPSHLLYHQHVHTLETLFKCPVCQKGFDQSAELLRHKCLPGAAERPFKCPVCNKAYKRASALQKHQLAHCAAAEKPLRCTLCERRFFSSSEFVQHRCDPAREKPLKCPDCEKRFKYASDLQRHRRVHTGEKPYKCPNCDKAFKQREHLNKHQGVHAREQQFKCVWCGERFLDVALLQEHSAQHSATAAAAEGAYQVAACLP; this is translated from the coding sequence ATGTCAGAAAGCTGGCAGCAGCCACCACAGACGCAGCCGCAGCCGCCGCAGCCGCAGCACCACACGGAGCCCCCGCCAGCCCTGGCTGAGCACACGCTGCCCCCCGGCTCGGCCGAGAATCCCCTGGGCTGCGCCGTCTACGGCATCCTCCTGCAGCCGGACCCGGGCCTGCAGCCACCGCAGCACGCCCCCCTGCAGGCTGCCGGCGAGCCGGGCCCCAAGTGCGGAGTGTGCGGCCACGACCTGGCGCACCTGGCCAGCCCGCACGAGCACCAGTGCCTGGCGGGCCATGACCGCTCCTTCCAGTGCACGCAGTGCCTCAAGATCTTCCACCAGGCCACCGACCTGCTGGAGCACCAGTGTGTGCAGGCCGAACAGAAGCCTTTCGTCTGCGGCGTCTGCAAGATGGGCTTCTCGCTGCTCACCTCGCTGGCGCAGCACCACAGCGCGCACAACGGGGCCGGCGGCCTGGTGAAGTGCTCCATCTGTGAGAAGACCTACAAGCCCACCGAGGCAGCCGAGCCTGCGGCCGCTGCCACCCCCTCGCTGCCGCCTCCACCCCCGCCGCCCTCGGTGGCCCCGGCTGAACAGGCCGACAAGCCCTACAGCTGCCCCATCTGCCAGAAGCCCTTCAAGCACCTGTCGGAGCTCTCGCGGCACGAGCGCATCCACACGGGCGAGAAGCCGTACAAGTGCACGCTGTGCGACAAGAGCTTCAGCCAGTCGTCCCACCTGGTGCACCACAAACGCACGCACAGCGCCGAGCGGCCCTACAAGTGCGCGGTGTGCGAGAAGACCTTCAAGCACCGCTCGCACCTGGTGCGCCACATGTACGCGCACTCGGGCGAGCACCACCTGTTCCGCTGCAACGTGTGCGAGCTGCACTTCAAGGAGTCGTCGGAGCTGCTGCAGCACCCGTGCACCCCGAGCGGCGAGCGGCCCTTCCACTGCGGTGAGTGCCAGAAAGCCTTCAAGCGGCCGTCCGACCTGCGGCAGCACGAGCGCACCCACAGCGCCGAGCGGCCCTTCAAGTGCGACCTGTGCCCCATGGGCTTCAAGCAGCAGTACGCGCTGATGCGGCACCGGCGCACGCACAAGACGGAGGAGCCCTTCAAGTGCGGCCTGTGCGAGAAGGGCTTCGGGCAGCCCAGCCACCTGCTCTACCACCAGCACGTGCACACGCTCGAGACCCTCTTCAAGTGCCCCGTGTGCCAGAAGGGCTTCGACCAGTCGGCCGAGCTGCTGCGGCACAAGTGCCTGCCGGGCGCGGCCGAGCGGCCCTTCAAGTGCCCCGTGTGCAACAAGGCCTACAAGCGGGCGTCGGCCCTGCAGAAGCACCAGCTGGCCCACTGCGCGGCGGCCGAGAAGCCCCTGCGCTGCACCCTGTGTGAGCGCCGCTTCTTCTCCTCCTCGGAGTTCGTGCAGCACCGCTGCGACCCCGCCCGCGAGAAGCCGCTCAAGTGCCCGGACTGCGAGAAGCGCTTCAAGTACGCGTCCGACCTGCAGCGGCACCGGCGGGTGCACACGGGCGAGAAGCCTTACAAGTGCCCCAACTGCGACAAGGCCTTCAAGCAGCGCGAGCATCTCAACAAGCACCAGGGCGTGCACGCCCGCGAGCAGCAGTTCAAGTGCGTGTGGTGTGGCGAGCGCTTTCTGGACGTGGCCTTGCTGCAGGAGCACAGTGCGCAGCACAGCGCCACCGCTGCGGCCGCCGAGGGTGCCTACCAGGTAGCTGCCTGCCTGCCCTGA